The following proteins are encoded in a genomic region of Thiomonas sp. X19:
- a CDS encoding GyrI-like domain-containing protein, with protein MSQVRPNTSAYVQRFSKVFEYIDAHLDDDLSVESLSQLANFSKFHFHRQFSAYTGISVFKYVQLMRLRRASLRLAFHQADRILDIALDARFESPEAFARAFKRTFGQTPSAFRRKPEWHAWSACFVFPNLARKPIMNVKIVDFPETRVAALEHRGHIGHLNETVRVFIDWRQQTGLSPVQASRTFGIPYSNPDTTPPDEFRFDVCGEVAALVLDNPQGVRNKIIPAGRCAVVRHLGSPDRIGETIYPLYRDWLPKSGKELRDFPLFFHYLSVYPETPEHAWQTDVYLPLK; from the coding sequence ATGAGCCAAGTCAGACCCAACACGAGCGCCTATGTCCAACGATTCAGCAAGGTATTCGAGTACATCGACGCGCACCTGGATGATGACCTCTCGGTGGAGAGTCTGAGCCAACTCGCGAACTTCTCGAAGTTTCACTTCCACCGGCAATTCTCGGCCTACACCGGCATCAGCGTTTTCAAATATGTACAACTCATGCGGTTGCGCCGGGCATCCCTTCGGCTCGCGTTTCACCAAGCCGACAGGATTCTGGACATTGCACTGGATGCTCGCTTCGAGAGCCCCGAGGCCTTTGCCCGGGCGTTCAAGCGCACATTCGGTCAGACGCCGTCAGCATTCCGGCGCAAGCCGGAGTGGCATGCTTGGAGCGCCTGCTTCGTCTTTCCCAATCTCGCAAGGAAGCCCATCATGAATGTGAAGATCGTCGATTTCCCCGAAACCCGCGTTGCGGCCCTTGAACATCGTGGTCATATCGGTCATCTGAACGAGACGGTGCGCGTCTTCATCGACTGGCGCCAGCAGACGGGTCTGTCTCCGGTTCAAGCCAGCAGAACTTTCGGCATCCCCTACAGCAACCCGGATACCACGCCACCGGACGAGTTCCGGTTCGACGTCTGCGGTGAGGTCGCGGCCCTGGTGCTGGACAACCCGCAGGGCGTGCGCAACAAGATCATCCCTGCAGGCCGCTGCGCCGTGGTGCGGCATCTGGGGTCGCCTGACAGGATTGGTGAAACCATCTACCCGTTGTATCGGGATTGGTTGCCCAAGAGCGGGAAAGAGTTGCGCGACTTCCCGCTGTTCTTCCACTATCTCAGCGTCTACCCCGAAACGCCGGAGCATGCATGGCAGACCGACGTGTACCTGCCGCTGAAATAG
- a CDS encoding NAD-dependent epimerase/dehydratase family protein → MRILVAGGAGFIGAALCEKLLGLGHAVVCVDSLQTGSAQAVDRLRAFAGFTFLHQDIAQPLDSAPVGPVEQVYNLACPASPRQYQQAPVKTIETNIIGTRNLLDLARLTCARFLLASTSEVYGSPQQKPQREDYWGNVNTIGPRACYDEGKRCAEALVQAYQTQYQMDTRIARIFNTYGPGMQRDDGRVVSNFVTRILDGAPIEIYGDGRQTRCFCYVDDMVEALIALMASDCATPVNLGADREVSVAQLAHLVGLVLEKPVTLHYAPALVDDPRERQPDLEKCRRVLGWQTTTPLEAGLLKTAAFFAQTQEHSHARLCGGGRLLDRGHPAVRGGGHACRHDSAAPGKRGDVGAHSDAAPCASDLQRGHPANPRARDPAQ, encoded by the coding sequence GTGCGCATCTTAGTTGCCGGCGGGGCGGGGTTCATCGGGGCCGCCTTGTGCGAAAAATTACTCGGGCTGGGACACGCGGTGGTGTGTGTCGATTCGTTGCAGACCGGCAGCGCGCAAGCGGTCGACCGGCTGCGCGCGTTCGCGGGCTTCACCTTTCTCCATCAGGACATCGCGCAGCCGCTGGATTCCGCCCCGGTGGGCCCGGTCGAGCAGGTCTACAACCTGGCCTGCCCGGCCTCGCCGCGGCAATACCAGCAAGCCCCGGTCAAGACCATCGAAACCAATATCATCGGTACGCGCAACCTGCTGGACCTCGCCCGGCTTACCTGCGCCCGTTTTCTCCTGGCGTCGACCAGTGAGGTCTATGGCAGCCCCCAACAGAAACCCCAGCGCGAAGACTACTGGGGCAACGTCAACACCATCGGCCCGCGCGCCTGTTATGACGAAGGCAAGCGATGTGCCGAGGCACTCGTCCAGGCCTATCAAACGCAGTACCAGATGGATACGCGCATCGCGCGCATCTTCAATACCTACGGGCCCGGTATGCAACGCGATGACGGCCGCGTGGTGAGCAATTTCGTTACCCGCATCCTCGACGGCGCGCCTATCGAGATCTACGGTGACGGCCGTCAGACGCGTTGCTTCTGTTACGTGGACGACATGGTCGAGGCCTTGATCGCCCTCATGGCCAGCGACTGTGCCACGCCCGTGAACCTGGGGGCGGACCGCGAAGTGTCGGTCGCCCAACTGGCGCATCTGGTCGGCCTGGTGCTGGAAAAACCGGTCACCTTGCACTATGCTCCAGCCTTGGTCGACGACCCGCGGGAGCGCCAGCCCGACCTGGAAAAGTGCCGCCGCGTGCTGGGCTGGCAAACCACCACGCCGCTGGAGGCGGGTTTGTTGAAGACGGCCGCATTCTTCGCGCAAACGCAGGAGCATAGCCATGCTCGACTATGTGGTGGCGGGCGCCTCCTCGATCGAGGACATCCCGCAGTTCGTGGCGGTGGCCACGCATGCCGGCATGACAGTGCTGCTCCTGGAAAACGCGGCGATGTCGGAGCACATTCCGACGCAGCACCGTGCGCTAGTGACCTGCAGCGAGGACATCCCGCAAATCCGCGCGCCCGTGATCCCGCTCAATGA
- a CDS encoding carbamoyltransferase C-terminal domain-containing protein, protein MLVADGRGCRPEDNGVAGMNPGLFEVESVYRHEDGRLTALEKTYRPYYNKRYPWGSHIDSLGYAYAAVSKKIFGSSHAAGKVMALAALATRTHGIPAPLRFGRDQAFGVNPDWLAFLQACPDHIDWDTPLAADLADAIQQGLEAYLAFRTQQLAQAHQCRDLLLGGGVALNCRNNGLLVNAAWLRSVNIFPAAGDDGLSVGAAVMALRETFGDYRPIVYRVSQGASYAAPMAQGAQAAQALARLLADGHTVGVFQGGSEFGPRALGYRSILSSAADLALKTRLNAQIKRRESFRPFGGIVLRANLDQITGDALAGPNMLSAARMTDTSRACYPALAHVDGTVRLQVVEEDGCLLHQVLAAYEGLTGHVVLLNTSFNGRDEPIVETLAQARACAAAIGLDHLYAHGAVEDVHA, encoded by the coding sequence GTGCTAGTCGCCGACGGCCGCGGATGCCGCCCCGAAGACAACGGCGTGGCCGGGATGAATCCGGGTTTGTTCGAGGTTGAGTCCGTCTACCGCCATGAAGACGGCAGGCTCACCGCGCTGGAAAAAACCTACCGCCCCTATTACAACAAGCGCTACCCTTGGGGCAGCCACATCGACAGCCTGGGCTATGCCTACGCCGCAGTCAGCAAGAAGATCTTCGGCTCCTCCCATGCGGCCGGCAAGGTCATGGCGCTGGCCGCGCTGGCCACGCGCACGCACGGCATTCCCGCGCCGCTGCGCTTCGGCCGGGATCAGGCGTTCGGCGTCAACCCGGACTGGCTGGCCTTCCTGCAAGCCTGTCCCGACCATATCGACTGGGACACGCCGCTGGCGGCCGACCTGGCAGACGCGATCCAGCAGGGCCTGGAAGCTTACCTGGCCTTTCGCACGCAGCAACTGGCGCAGGCCCACCAGTGCCGGGATCTGCTGCTGGGCGGCGGCGTGGCGCTGAACTGCAGGAACAATGGCTTGCTGGTCAACGCCGCCTGGCTGCGCTCGGTGAACATTTTCCCCGCCGCAGGCGACGACGGCCTTTCGGTGGGGGCTGCCGTGATGGCCCTGCGCGAGACCTTCGGCGACTACCGCCCCATCGTATACCGGGTGAGCCAGGGCGCCTCTTATGCAGCGCCGATGGCGCAAGGGGCGCAGGCTGCACAGGCGCTTGCCCGCTTGCTGGCCGACGGCCACACCGTGGGCGTGTTCCAGGGCGGCTCGGAATTCGGCCCGCGCGCGCTGGGCTACCGCTCCATCCTGTCGTCGGCGGCCGACCTGGCCTTGAAGACCCGGCTCAACGCCCAGATCAAGCGCCGCGAATCCTTCCGTCCCTTCGGTGGCATCGTGCTGCGCGCCAATCTGGACCAGATCACCGGCGACGCCCTGGCCGGGCCCAACATGCTGTCGGCAGCGCGGATGACCGATACGTCTCGCGCCTGCTATCCGGCGCTAGCCCACGTCGATGGCACCGTCCGGCTGCAGGTGGTGGAAGAAGATGGCTGCCTGTTGCACCAGGTCCTGGCCGCCTATGAGGGCCTGACCGGCCACGTGGTGCTGCTCAACACCTCCTTCAATGGTCGTGACGAGCCCATCGTGGAAACGCTCGCCCAGGCCCGCGCCTGCGCCGCCGCCATCGGCCTGGATCATCTCTATGCGCACGGCGCGGTGGAGGACGTGCATGCCTGA
- a CDS encoding glycosyltransferase family 2 protein has protein sequence MPELAIVTYLRGQERLTPELIDIGNQLHRRYPDLVMELYVESTGPVPAPGSDFPIRVTHVQGTKYRKLLHALQGTGHRYLLSLDNDIAADIPSLLRLVAQTVDGDFDLGWGRIHSRRVSSFISRLVEVDKLLSHTVLRPALWRLHLGVTIPGQCFLLKAASFQGRLPGTDTFLDDLSIGLHAAKHRLRYHYAQEVVAFELPFYSFAALWKQRSRWATGFRQSLSCATLTRQDRRLLWIHAFCYHLLPILHVVALAALAPQAPLACAGWLGALALAIARRRPQALGAALAYPILFPLFHVGWWLHFFYVKP, from the coding sequence ATGCCTGAACTGGCCATCGTTACCTACCTGCGCGGCCAGGAACGGTTGACGCCAGAACTGATCGACATCGGCAACCAGTTGCACCGGCGCTACCCCGACCTGGTCATGGAGCTGTACGTGGAATCGACGGGGCCGGTGCCTGCGCCGGGCTCTGACTTCCCCATCCGCGTCACCCATGTCCAGGGAACCAAGTACCGCAAGCTGCTGCATGCATTGCAGGGTACCGGCCATCGCTACCTGCTGAGCCTGGACAACGACATCGCCGCCGACATCCCCAGCCTGCTGCGCCTGGTCGCACAGACCGTGGATGGCGATTTCGACCTGGGCTGGGGCCGGATCCATTCGCGCAGGGTGTCGAGTTTCATCTCGCGCCTGGTGGAAGTGGACAAGCTGCTTTCCCACACCGTGCTGCGGCCCGCGCTGTGGCGCCTGCACCTCGGGGTGACGATTCCCGGCCAGTGTTTCCTGCTCAAGGCGGCCAGCTTCCAGGGCAGGCTGCCGGGCACGGATACATTCCTCGATGACCTCTCCATCGGCCTGCACGCGGCCAAGCATCGCCTGCGCTATCACTATGCGCAGGAAGTGGTGGCCTTCGAGTTACCGTTTTACTCATTCGCGGCGCTGTGGAAGCAGCGCTCGCGCTGGGCCACGGGCTTTCGCCAGTCCTTGTCCTGCGCCACCCTGACCCGCCAGGACCGCCGGCTGCTGTGGATCCACGCCTTTTGTTATCACCTGCTACCCATCCTCCACGTGGTGGCGCTGGCGGCACTGGCGCCGCAGGCGCCGCTTGCCTGCGCCGGCTGGCTGGGCGCACTCGCGCTGGCCATCGCCCGGCGCCGCCCGCAAGCGCTGGGCGCGGCGCTTGCTTACCCGATCCTGTTCCCGCTATTCCATGTGGGATGGTGGCTCCATTTCTTTTACGTCAAACCATGA
- a CDS encoding carbamoyltransferase N-terminal domain-containing protein, with translation MSTRIIGLHSGHDASACLLVDNVVVGAIARERLTRRKHDQGDPVECVDYLLTHFGLAPADIDLLVCSDWHDATACARIAIAGLPAWKGRGAIICCTPTRPV, from the coding sequence ATGAGCACTCGCATCATCGGCCTGCATAGCGGCCACGACGCCTCGGCCTGCCTGCTGGTGGACAATGTCGTGGTCGGCGCCATCGCCCGCGAGCGGCTGACCCGCAGGAAGCACGATCAGGGCGACCCAGTCGAGTGCGTCGATTACCTGCTGACGCATTTCGGGCTGGCGCCGGCCGACATCGACCTGCTGGTGTGCAGCGACTGGCACGATGCCACGGCTTGCGCGAGGATCGCTATTGCCGGTTTGCCCGCGTGGAAAGGACGCGGCGCCATCATCTGCTGCACGCCTACGCGGCCAGTGTGA
- a CDS encoding LysR substrate-binding domain-containing protein — protein MELRELETFRAIVESGGVVRAASRLHRAQSSVTVRIRQLEASLGVQLFERDGRSLRLTAAGDVLLQYADRLLGLAEEARTAVRLDCVCGRLRLGAMESVAASRLPGPLAVFHGRHPEVVVELQTAPSRELIARLQAGGLDAAIVGDEVDDARFTSVPLYQEELILVAAAGCPLPHHPKRLNGKTLLVFQGQGCAYRRRFEQWMQTLRVVPSRVLEFGSYHAILAAAAAGVGASLIPRSVLEIYAQQDAVSWATVPPRVAKLRTLLLMPSTTHAPALTRLVELLRTDAAARTAATVQPQKTLKDAMSKGDRRQGLQESTPKPPGASNQRLEPQMPDR, from the coding sequence ATGGAATTGCGTGAACTTGAAACATTCCGCGCCATTGTCGAGTCCGGTGGCGTTGTGCGCGCGGCGTCGCGACTGCATCGCGCGCAATCCAGCGTGACGGTCAGGATTCGTCAATTGGAGGCGTCGCTTGGCGTCCAGTTGTTCGAACGGGATGGGCGCTCGCTCCGGCTGACGGCTGCCGGGGATGTGCTGCTGCAATACGCCGACCGGCTGCTTGGGCTGGCCGAGGAGGCGCGCACGGCAGTGCGCCTGGATTGCGTCTGTGGCCGCCTGCGCCTGGGGGCGATGGAAAGCGTGGCCGCCAGCCGCTTGCCCGGCCCGCTGGCCGTGTTCCACGGACGCCATCCCGAGGTCGTGGTGGAATTGCAGACCGCGCCATCCCGGGAACTGATCGCGCGTTTGCAAGCCGGTGGGCTCGATGCCGCGATCGTCGGCGATGAGGTGGACGACGCACGCTTCACCTCCGTGCCCCTGTACCAGGAGGAACTGATCCTGGTCGCGGCCGCCGGCTGTCCGCTGCCACACCATCCGAAACGGCTCAACGGCAAGACTCTGCTGGTCTTCCAGGGGCAGGGGTGCGCCTATCGCCGGCGTTTCGAGCAGTGGATGCAGACCTTGCGCGTGGTGCCATCGCGCGTGCTGGAATTCGGCTCCTACCACGCCATCCTCGCGGCGGCGGCTGCTGGTGTGGGGGCCAGCCTGATTCCGCGCTCGGTGCTGGAGATTTACGCGCAGCAGGACGCGGTTTCCTGGGCCACGGTGCCCCCGCGTGTCGCCAAGCTGCGAACCCTGTTGCTCATGCCCTCGACCACCCACGCACCGGCGCTCACCCGCCTGGTCGAGTTGTTGCGTACAGACGCTGCGGCGCGAACCGCGGCTACAGTGCAGCCACAGAAGACATTGAAGGATGCGATGTCCAAGGGTGATCGACGACAAGGCTTGCAAGAATCAACGCCAAAGCCCCCAGGAGCATCGAACCAGCGGCTGGAACCACAGATGCCAGACCGTTGA
- a CDS encoding radical SAM protein has translation MILSPETELKAEILTRGVVFTPAAIDCAARMGAKGQNLVYNAPKGFARERPQELFLEGEDGYRTVVSCVSAHGKREPVTVDVAASGELVCRIGEQAASDCVKVSFVKQPKYYAQRLASGDPAQKYISACGYDELNIIPWKGCLISSVCRFCGVNSVAVKNPSDALHAAHLQPGALGWEAARASYLGNLSESIELALQAECYSEHMHVILISGNLPDDQLDDQADIYCDIAAHIKDQVAPKSTEGIVAVITPPHDLGRLDKLKQAGVAIVVFNLEVGNDPWFSKYCPGKSALGRDFFIDRLKHAATVFGRGKSWTNFVLGLEPVDELLALCEELAGHGIASSANVLHVDEGSRLDCDPPTKETVIRFFHGLAQINHRNGFEAFYCAKALRTSLSNEFQDGRCA, from the coding sequence ATGATCCTTTCACCTGAAACCGAGTTGAAGGCCGAGATCCTCACGCGCGGAGTGGTATTCACTCCCGCCGCGATCGACTGCGCCGCGCGCATGGGTGCCAAGGGCCAGAACCTCGTCTACAACGCCCCCAAGGGCTTTGCCCGGGAGCGGCCGCAGGAATTGTTCCTGGAGGGCGAGGACGGTTATCGCACCGTGGTCTCCTGCGTGTCGGCCCACGGCAAGCGTGAACCCGTCACCGTAGACGTGGCGGCTTCGGGCGAGCTGGTATGCCGCATCGGCGAACAGGCCGCCAGCGACTGCGTCAAGGTCAGCTTCGTCAAGCAGCCGAAGTATTATGCGCAGCGCCTGGCCAGCGGCGACCCGGCCCAGAAGTACATTTCGGCCTGCGGCTATGACGAACTCAACATCATTCCCTGGAAGGGCTGCCTCATTTCCAGCGTCTGCCGGTTTTGCGGCGTCAACAGCGTGGCCGTGAAAAATCCCAGCGACGCCTTGCACGCGGCGCACTTGCAGCCCGGCGCCCTGGGCTGGGAAGCGGCGCGAGCATCCTACCTGGGCAACCTGTCGGAATCGATCGAGCTGGCGCTGCAGGCCGAGTGTTATTCGGAGCACATGCACGTGATCCTGATCTCGGGCAACCTGCCGGACGACCAGCTCGACGACCAAGCCGACATCTATTGCGACATCGCCGCTCACATCAAGGACCAGGTCGCGCCAAAGAGCACCGAGGGCATCGTCGCCGTCATCACGCCGCCACACGACCTGGGTCGGCTGGACAAGCTCAAGCAGGCCGGCGTGGCCATCGTGGTGTTCAATCTGGAGGTGGGCAACGACCCCTGGTTCAGCAAGTACTGCCCCGGCAAGAGTGCACTGGGCCGTGATTTCTTCATCGATCGGCTCAAGCACGCCGCCACCGTGTTCGGCCGCGGCAAGTCCTGGACCAATTTCGTGCTGGGCCTGGAACCGGTGGACGAATTGCTAGCGCTGTGCGAGGAACTGGCCGGGCACGGCATCGCCTCTAGCGCCAATGTGCTGCACGTGGACGAGGGAAGCCGGCTCGACTGCGACCCGCCGACCAAGGAAACCGTCATCCGCTTCTTCCACGGGCTGGCCCAGATCAACCATCGCAATGGCTTCGAAGCCTTCTATTGCGCCAAGGCCTTGCGCACCAGCCTGTCCAACGAATTCCAGGACG